GTTGCACTCCCCGAACTTCACCCGAGTTCAACAATAACAGACCGCTTGTGGCAAAGGTCGTATCCAGGGAGCCATCGACGTTTAGCCTTGCAACTGCCGTACGGTCGCCATAGACGTAACCATCGTAACTGCGGCCGGCCACGATGACCTTGCCATCGGCCTGCTGGACCGTGACGGCCCACGCGTAGTCTTCGGTGTTGATGTTGAGCAGGTCACCAAAGTTGGTGGTAACCAGGCCGTCGCCATCGAAGCTGGTGTCGAGCGCACCTGCTACCGTGAGGCGGGCGACGGCGAAGTCCCGTTGATAGGAAGTATTTACATCGAGCGAGGTATAACCAGAAATGGTGATCTCGTCAGTCGCTGACAAGGCTAACGCTAGTCCTACGTCCTCAGTACTGCCAAAATCAATTGTCACCTTGCCGTCGCTAGAAAAGCTCGTATCCAAGCTGCCATTGGCATTGAGGCGGGCGACAGCGAAGTCGTAGCCAGCGCCTGAGTAGGCATGTCCACCCAATACCAGTTTCCCATCCGCCTGGGCGCGAATTGTATTGGCTCGGTCGTCGCTGCCGGAAAAATCGATCGATACCCGGCCATCGGAATCAAAACTCGGATCGAGCGCGCCGGCACTGGTAAGTTGCACGACTTCAAAGTCGCTGGAGTAATTATATCCCGCGATGGCAATGGCACCGCTGGGCGTGACTACGACTGAAGTGGCGCTGCCGTCACTCAGAACCTCGGCCTTGCCGTCACCGCTAAACGCCGGATCGAGCGCTCCATCGGCATCGTACTGGGCAACTGCCCAAAAATAAGTATATGAACTGCCGTCGTAATCGTAGCCACGACCGACGGCGACCAGTTTGTCACCAGGGGCCAGTGCTAAGCCTTGCAAGTAATCGTAATCGTCGGAGCTTTCCGTGGTTCCCATGTCTGTAGTGACATAGCCAGCACCTGCGCCGAAGGTGGTATCAAGGGACCCGTCGATATCCAGTCGAGCGAGGGCAAAGTCGTAGCCTGTGGAATCGGAATAATCGTAGGCGCGGCCGCCCAGCACAATTTTCCCAGTGTTTTGAATGACGATCTCGTTAATGGAAAAGATTGGTAAAGTAGCGATGCCATCCGTATCGAAGGAAGTGTCGAGCGAGCCATCGGAATTTAATCGGGCAACCTGGTCTCCACCACCGATCACAATTTTGCCATCACTCTGCAGTTCGATGTCCTCGATAGTGCTCAAGTTGACTGGCAATACGAGGCGACCAAGATTGCCGAAGGAACTATCGAGCGAGCCATCGACGTTGTAACGAGCGAGAGTCGAACCAGACGTAAACGGACTGTAGCTATAGCCAGCGGCAATTGTTTTGCCATCGGCCTGCTGCACAGTGACTGCGTACGAGAAGTCGTCCGAAAGATCGGTGTCGTGACCGATATCGGTGAGCACGATGCCCCCATTGCCGAACGTGGGGTCGAGCGAGCCAGCCATCACCCGGCGTTCTTCGAGCGATTCGAGAAAGGCGCGGCGGCGGGCGGGTGCAGATTTGGCAGCAGAGGGTTTGCGGGCGAACAGACGATTCCAGAGAGTCTTGGTGCTGCGGAGCATGGATGCGGATTCCCAAAGAAAGGGGGGTTATGACTGCACACGCGGTTTCGGAGGGGGGAGCCAACCGCTATCGGGGAGAATCACATCGTAAATGGACATTCTATGCATTAAAACCACCTATTCGGGCTATCAGAGGCGTCATTTTGGGCATAGTTTATGACATAGGATGTCTCTCACTAATCGCCATAAGTTGCCTAGAGTTACGTGGTTACAGGGACCGAACGCGCATTTTTGGTTGAATTTTTCGCATATCGGGGCGAGCAAGAAATTCCTCCAGTGGCTGAGTTTTTCAACCGAGCAAACGAAGGGGCCGGGTGAATTTCTCAACCGATGAGGGTTGAGGCCGAGTTGAGAAGAACGGCAGTGGCAGTGCTGAGCAACTTACGACGCAAGCTGGCAGCCCAGCTGGCAACAGGGGGGTGTTCAACAATCGGGGCCATTGTTGAACGCGCGCTAGCGCAACTCTCGCGTTAGCGAGCAATGTGTGTTCAACAATGCACGCGAAATTGAACACTTACGTGCGATTCAACGTGCCAACCGGGGGCCGGTAAAGCGACGTAAGTCTGTCGGCCACATTTTCGGAGCAAGACGAACAGGCTCGACGTCCTCGTGCCTGGATTCGCGGCACTTCGCGCGGCGGGATGCGGCGCTAATCACCACCCGTGTGGCCCATGGTTTCGCCGAGCTTCTGGGTCCTGCCAGCGGCTTTTTCACTTTCCACAACATTCCATTCGTGAAAATTCTGGCTCACTTCAGCGGGATCTGCACGTTGAACGTGCCGTCGCGGTTCTTGTTGTCGCTGGCGGCGCCGAAGAGGACGATGGGCGTCTCGCCGTCGAACAGCATCGCCGGCCGCTCGATTGTGCTGAAACTCGTCGTGCCATCAGCCCATTGGTAGCGGGCGCCCAGGACCTTCGGGTGGCTTGCCGGCTTCCAGTTCAACCCATCCTCCGACTGGAACAGCGCGATGCCGCCGGAGGCGCTGGTGAACTTGCCCACCACGTCCCGCGCCACTGCGTAGTACCGGTTGCCATACTGTTTGCTGAACCAGAGGTATGGATCCTCGGCCAGCATCCAGTGCTTGCCGGCGTCGCCATCGTCCGATTCGAAGATGCGCCCGGGTTTCTTCATATATGGGCCGGCGGGTTTGTCGGCCATCGCAGCGCCGTAGCGAACCTTGCCGCCGCCGATCTTCCCTTCGACGTACTCGACAGCCTTATAGACCAGCAGCACCCCGCCATCGGCGTGCTCGCAGCCGGCGGGGTTGGTAACGCAGAGTGAATCGAACGCGGTCTTGTCGTCGCTAATGGTCACGATCGGCTGGTCAAACCGCTGCCATGGACCGTTGGAGGAATCGGCGATGGCGACGCCGATGCGCTGGTGATTGCGGTGCGTCCAGTTCAATCCTTTGCCCAACACGCCGTCGCCATAATTGCCCACATAGAATAGGCAATACTTGCCCCCGATCCGCGCGATGTTCGGGTTGTGCGTGCAGGATCCGTCCCAGAATTTGACACCGCGGGCCGCCAGCGCCACGTCATGATGTTTCCACGGACCCAGCGGCGAATCGCCCACGCCGTGAGCGATCTCGGAATTTGTCACCCATGCCTGGTGCCCCAGCTTCCGCGGCCAGCGCGAATAGAACACGTGATACTTGCCGTCATCTCCCTTGATCGGCGCCCCGCACCAGATGTTGTAATCCGGATCGGAGAGCTTGGCCGTCACCGGCGCGGGATTCACCATCGCGCCCAGATCAAGCTCGCCGGCGCCGGCACCGGAAACGGCAAGCAGTAACACGAGACTACATAAGATCATTGGGAATGCGACCCGAGGTAGTCAAGGAACTGAATCTGGCGATTAACTTCATCGAACGGACAACAAAGCTACTTCTTGAACGCGGCATGCTCGGGATCTCCTGTCGCCAGCAGAAACGCGAGCAAGTCCAGAATTTGTTCCTTGTCCAGAGTATTCAGCTGACCGGTGGGCATGATCGACAGGGCTGATGGCAAGCGCGAATCGATCGACTCCTTGGCAATCTTGTGTTCCTTGGGCACCGGCGTTGTGGAATACAGCACAATCGTTTTCTGATCCTCGGAAACGACGTTGCCGGTCGCGATCGTGCCGTCATCGAGGGCCAGCGAAATTGTGCGGTACTTCTCTTCAATGTTGCGTGAAGGCTCCAGGATCTCGTGCAACACGGCTTTCGCATCCCCCTTGTACTTCTTGACGACGTCTTGAAGGTTGGGGCCAACCGTGCGTGTCGGCATCATGCCGTGATGACCATGATGATCGCCACCGGCGTGGCCAGCCGCGAGCGAGAAATCCTTATCGCCCAGTTTGTGGCACTGCACGCAGGCCAGTGAATTGAACAGCATCTTGCCCTGGGCATAGTTCCGCTGTTGCCCGACGCGTTTCAAGTCGGCTACCAAGTCGTCGATCTTCCACTCCGTGAGCTTCTTCACCGGTTGCGGATTTTTCGCCAGGAACTCCTGCAGATTGTTGGTGACGAACAGCGTTCCGCGCATGAGCTGGTGGTGTCCCGGAAACGAGCAGATATAAGGGTAGGCGCCTTCGGCCGTCGGCGCAGTAAATTCAATCGTCTCTTCCTGACCATAGTCCACCAACTTGATCGACCACAGAATGTCGTTGCTCTTGGGAACAAATCCCACTTCAAATCCACCAGCTCCCAGGGCGATCGCCTGCAACCCGACTTCATCGGCTTTGCCGGGATTCACGAGCATGATGTTGTGGGGCATGAAATCGGCATTGCCAAATGTGAGCCGGACTTTCTTGCCGGGCTTCACGGTCAGTTCCTTGACGTCGTACATCATCCGCTCGGGAATCGTGCCGATGCGGATGGTCGTAAGCTCGGGGGTATCGCTGAGGATCCCGGACTTCTTCGCGACAGCTTCCAGGGAATCGGCGATCACGCCGCCGTGGATGGTCTTGTCCACGTTCTCCCAGAAGTGCTTCACCGTACCAGCCGCGATCCGCGCGTGAGGCACTGGCGACTGCAGCAGAACCTGGTTGAGGAGCCCCTGGTTCTTGACGTTGTGCTGCTGATGCAACCAGAGCGCTTCCAGCAGATGATGCGCATGTTCGGCCTTTGTCGGGTCGAATTGCCTGGTCCACTTCTTGGCGGCGGCGATCACTTCTTTAGTGTCCCGGCCGCTCAACTCGACGCGAGTCCGGTGGCGGATGCCGTCGACCGGAGACTTCAAGTTTTCCAGCAGAGTGGGTATTGGCTGACCATGAATCGCCACTGGCTGCTGCAAGGGGCGATCCTTGGCGGTCATTCGGTAGATGCGGCCGTGCGCGTGATCGCGATTGGGGTCGCGAATGTTGTGCTGCATGTGGCCGATGATCATGTTGTGCCAGTCGCTGACGTACAGCGAACCATCGGGGGCAAAGATTGCATCCGAGGGGCGGAAGTTCTTGTCGGCACTCATCAGCAGGCCGCGCGACTTTTCTTCCGTCTTGCTGCCATCGGGATTCGTGCGGACGGCGATCAACTCGTCACCGGCCGGTTCACCCCAAACGTTGCCAGTTTCCGGATTGCGCTCGAGGTGATAGTGCTTGATCCCCAGGAAACCAATGACGTTGCAGATCAGAAAATCTCCCTGCATGGATTCGGGAAAATGCGCACTGCTGACGACTTCGCTGGCCGTCACCGGCCGGACTTCCTTTTTGAGCAGCTCTTGCATCTTGAAGCCGTTCTTATCGGGGCGGACCTGAAAGGCCCGGCCGCCCGTGCCGTCGGTGGCGTAGTGATAGCCCCAATTGTCGAACGCAATGCCGTGCGGGTTCGGCGAATTGCCGGCATGCAGCGCAATGGTGAACCGGCGCGGATCGAAACGATACATCGCGCTGGCAGATGACTGCAACGATGGCCCCCAGGGATGCTCGTGGTTGTGCACCATGAAGACGCCGCTTTGCCAATAGATGCCGCCGTCCGGTCCATAGATTAGGTTGTTGGCGCCGTGGTGCGTGTCTGACGAATCGACGCCCTGTAGCATCACGATGCGGACATCGGCCACATCGTCGCCGTCGGTGTCTTTGAGAAACAAAATCTCTGGGGCGCTCGTGACGATTACGCCGCCGTTCCAGAACTCGAAGCCCAGCGGGTTTTGAACCTTCGCAAACTCCGTCACGCGATCCGCGCGACCGTCGCTATTATCATCGTGCATGATGATGAGCGCATCGGTCATGGGCTTGAGCGGCTCCCAGTTGGGATAGGTTGGCCACACCGCAACCCACAGCCGGCCCTTGGTGTCGAACTGCATTTGCACGGGATTTGCTAGTTGGGGGAACATCGCCTCGTCGGCGAACAGACGCACCTCAAAGCCCTTGGCGATGCCCATGTACTTGATGGCTTCTTCGCCGCTGATATAGCTCAGTGTCCCTTCCTTCACGGCGCTCGAGCTTTTGCTCTTGCCACCGACATTGGAAATAACTTCGACGGGTTGCGGAACATTGCTGTCGTCGACGGGCACATCCTTGCCGCTGGCAACAGCCCACACTCGCACGTCGCGATTCGCAGCCATCACGTCGAGCATCGACAGTTCGTGCTGCAGCACCGCAGCGTTCGTTTGATCATTGGTAAAGGCCAACTTGGAGCGGCCACCCCAGATGTCGTTGCCGTCCCGCGCGCGGTAGCGATTGTTCCAAATCAGATCCTTGTCCAATACAGCCTGCCTCAGCGGCTGCAGCGAGGCCGAAGCGTTCTCCGCTTTACCGAGTAAGGCCTGCGAGATGACTTCCGCCAGACGGCGATTCCCTTCGTCCGACAGATGCACGCCGTTGATCGTGAGCGGCAGGCTCGCGTCCGCGAACAATTTTTGCGTCGGATGAAACAGATCGACGTAGCCAACCCCAGCTTCCTTGGCGGCGGCTTCCGTCGCCTGCGCATAGGCTTCTAGTTGAGCGTTGTGAATTTTGCCATTCGGTACATTTGCATTACGCGTATCTTCGTGCGCGATAGGGCTGAACAGTACGATGCGCGGCAGGCTCTTGCCATTGGGTTTTGCGCCGCGCGTTCGCTTGACGAATTCCAGTAGCTGGGCTTTGTACTCTTCAGGCTTCCCGTCGTACGATTCGTTGTAACCGAAGAAAGCGAGCACGACGTCGGCTTTCACGTGCCGCAGATAGTCGGTCATGGAGGTCGCGCCGCTGCTCCGCGGATACGAATTCGGCCGATCGCCGCTCGCGCTCAGGTTGCGAAACCTGACTTGCTTCTCTGGCAAAGCGCTCTGCAGCAAAGTCTCCACCCAGCCATCGTGCTGCATGCGGTCCGCCAGGCCGTTACCCAAAATGGCGACGACATCACCTTGTTGAAACTGAAACGGTGTCGGGTCGCGATAGTCGGCCGGCACTTCCGCCAGCGAAGCTTCCGGCTTCGAGCCTTGGTCGCCACCAGCGGCCAATTGCACTTTTCCGCCGATTGGTTGGCCCGGCTTGCCATCATAGGAGAGGTACTGCAACTTGCTGTCCTTCTTGACGTCAATATCGAGCCCCTGCGGCGCTGCGACACCTTTCAGGGAAAAGACTACTTTGCGATCCGCGTCGAGCAGCGTGAGCGTGAAGCCTGCGAGGCGGCTCTCAAACCCACTCCGATTCCACACGCTGACCTTGTCGATGTCTTTCAGTTCCCCCAGATCAAGCTCCCACCAAGGATTCTTCTCACCCGAATTCGAAGTGTGCGTCTGCCCGTTCTTCTCCCAGTTGGGATGCTTGTTGCCGTCGATGGCCCGCGAAGCCCCCGCTCCCCCATTCGTGCTCGACTGAGTCGCTTTGCCGCCAGCAGCGATATTGCGGCCGGCGCTGAACACTTCTACTTCAGCCAGCGTCAAAATGCGTTTGTCGCCTGGCAATTCAATGCGGACGAAACGAGCTGGCTTGCCTGTGACGATTGCCGCAGCGGGTTGGGCCGAAACTGCACTCGCTTCCACTTTGGCAGTTGGAAGAGCTTTCGCTCCGGTTTTCTCGGGTGCATTTTTCTTGGCATTCGGAACAGTTGGGTTCTTTGTGTTGTTGTTTGCGGGAATTGGAGTTTCGAAACCCGCGTAAGCTTCTGGTTTGATGCCGCGGGCATAGGCTCCGCCGCCAAACGTGTTCGGCTTGAATGGCCCCACAAAGTCGATCTTCGCATCAGGTTTAATGGCGTCTTCCAACCCCAGCGCCCAGAAGCAGCCGTTGACCAATAGCCGACGATAGCCGTCGTTGAGCAAGTCTTCCGAAGTGCCGTATAGCGACGTGAAAACGCGGGCGGTTTTTCCCGCTGACGACTTGTAACTTCGAGTCCACTCCGAAGGCATCGGCGGCTTAGTCTCGTCGGCGGGCGACCCGGGAGTCATTCCGTTAAGCGGCTGAGCCATGGTCAAGATCTCGCCATCCACCGGATTGCCCACATACCCACCGGCTTGCACCCAAACATCCTTGACGCCGCGCAGGATGGGATGGGCCTGCTTGTCGGCAACGAGCGTGATGCGAGTGCTTTGCTGATGGTTCCTGCCGTAGTGTCCGATCCACGTTTGACCGAGCACCTGGTGGCCGAAGCCGCGATCGTATTCGGGCCCCTTGTAACTGGACGAGTACTTCGCGAACGGATCCTGTCCTTTGATCTGAAAGGCATGCGTCGCGGTGCGCAACCCGATGACAGGCCCGCCGCGGTTCAGATAGTCGTCCAAGTGCTTCATCTGCTCCGGCGGAAAATGCTGAAACCGCAGGAAGACAACCGCCAGGTCGGCGGTGTCCAGGGCTTCCATCCCCGGCATGTTCGAATTGCCGGCAACGATCTCGCCGGTTTCCTTGTCGATGTTGAACAGGACAGTGCATTTGAAGCCGTGATGTTTGGCAAGAATCCGCGCTAGCGCCGGCAACGACTCCTCGGAGCGATATTCATGGTCGCCGGCCAGGAAGACGATGTGCTTCCCCTTGCCCAGACCTGCAGTCCCTTCGAACACCAGCGTGTCCGCGGCCGCGAAACTGCTCGGAGCGAGGAGAATTGCAAATACGCATGCTAACGCCTTTGCAAAAGCTGCGTGGCCGGCAATGAATTTGCGAAAACTGTTCATCATTTGTTCATCTCTGGAGAGGAAGATCGCCGCCTGCTGGCGTTCACTAGCGTTGCGCGTGATTTGCTTGCGGTGCGGCATGCAGTTTATAGGAGGGAAGTTTGCTCGAACTATCATAGTTGCTGGATTCCCCTCCAGGTACAGCCGAGGAAGTTACTGCTGAAAGTCCAGAATGATGACTTGCTGCGGTTGCACATTCAGCGTTACGGACTCGCCAAACTTCCATTCCCTTTTCAATTCTTTCGCACTCTCGCCATGGATGACCGACAGTTGAAACGGGCCGCTATTCGGTAGCAGGCCAAAGCGACGATCAAGCGTGAACGAGTATGGCTTTACCGTTTTACTTGGGTTGTGGATCGAAACATATCCCTGCGTTTGGGTCCAACCGGTGTAGCCATACACCTTGCCGTCGATGTCCGGTTGAAATCGCTTCAGGCTGAGTTGCCCTTCGTCGACCGTGGTCGCTCCGATCGGACTGTCGCCATGCATTCGCGCACGCTTGAAGGCCGGCGCGGTTCGATGTACCCACTTGAGGCCGTCGGCCACAACGTCGAAATCCTGGGCATCGAGCGAGTTCACGACGAAGTACAGTTCGACGGTCAGTGTGCCACGCGAAAGGGCCAGGAAGAGATAATCCTTGAACGCTTCGGGACTGGCGTCATCGAAACGATTTCCATCCTTCGCAGGTTCATGATTGAAGAAGCTATTCAGCGGCACTTGATTGCCATCGCGTCGCGTCAATTGGTAATACAAGCCATCGCGGTAACACATTTGCAACGTGCGGTCGCCAGGGGCCCCGTCATTGCAGTTCACCAGGCTCAAGACATCGAGGTGCATCAGCCACCAAGGGCTGATCGTCGCGCCGTTGTGGCACAGGATGCGAACCTGCGGGTTTTTCGCGTGCATCTTGTCAAAGATGGCAGCCAAACGCTGCGTCGCAACGGTGATGTAATAGCGTTTCATTTCGTCGAACTTGGCATCGTCGATCCGGGGATCATTCGCCGACATGCCATCCGACGGTAGCAGCGAAGTGGTGACCGGCGTGCCGCGATGTGGGATGGTTTCGAACAACCGGCTTTGCATATCTCCGAAGATGCCATCCAGCTTGAAGTAGACCGAACCCATGTCCACCATCTCTAGCAGTCGCTTTTCGAGTAGCGACAGATACTTCGGTCCCGCCATCGACATCGCCTTCTTGGCGCGCCCGCTCTTGGGGTGCTTCTCGCCGACGAGTACTTCGAAGCCGCTTTGTTCCAAAACCTCAAGATTCGCGGTCGCTCCAAAGAGACATGCTGGACTTGCCCACAATCCCAGGTGCGAACCTTTGGCTTCAATGGCCGCACGCGCCGACCTCAGATCGGCGTCGAAGTTCGCTTCGTTGACCGGAAAGATACCTTTGCTCCAATCCGCCAAAGGGGACCGCGGCGGCCGCGAGTTTTGCCAGCCGTCGTCGATCACATAGACGTCCAGCGGACGGCAGCCTCGCTTTTCCACAAGCTCTTGATGCAGCGTGTCCAGCGACTGCTGCAGTTTCTGCTGCGTGATTCCACCACCAAAGTCGAACCAGGAGTTGTACTGCACGCTTAACTTTGCCGGTGAAGCACGAATCTCGTCAATGTAGTCCAGAAAGGCGTCTTGGACAAACTCGGGATCGTCGCAAACACCAAAGACCGCGCGATGCGTCGTAAACCTCCGCCCCGGCTGCAACGTCACTCCGTCTTGAACGCCGCAGCGCAGGGTCTCACCTTCCAGACGATTCCAAGCTGCGGGAAATTCGACGCCCCAGAATGTCGCCGTCCCGTTCGTATAGAGTGGCTGACCCAGCGCCGGCAGAAAGCGGCCATAGGCCCGCATCAAGTCTTTCGCCTTGTAAGGGGCGAATGCTTCGGCAATGACCAGTGACTCAATGTCGACCAATTCCAGAGTTCTTTCCTCGTCCGAGACGATCTCCAGGTGCTTGTGGCCATACCGCTTCCCAGGTCGTAGCGTGTAATACACCTCAACGCGCACGCCGTAAGTGGTGTTGCGCAATTCGATGCGAATTCGCTCCGCCGTTGCTTCGCTGGAAGTAACTTCAAAATCTGCCGCGGTCAGCATGACGTCGGGCTGTTTGGAGTTCACATCAGCCGAGAGCCGCAGGCGAAATTCCTCCGCGCCGGTGGGTTTCAATTCCTTGCTGTCCAGCTTGTTGACGAGGCACGCAGTTCTTAGCCGTCCGTTCTCAACGACGACGGTTCTGGCCAGAAACTGATTTTCCAGCCGCAATTCTGCCGCAGATGAACTTGTGATTGCGCCGGCCAGACAAATGGCCAAGACCACGATGAATCGTTGAGGAAAGGGCTCACTTACTAGCATTGTTTTCACGCTGGCCTTCGGCAGTTTTCAGCAAGGGCTTCGAGGATCTGGTATCATTTGTTGCAGTTTATCGCTGTATTGTTAAACCTGCTCGCACGTAAACGACCGACGATTAGCACAATCCTTGCATCTCTGCAGGTTCAGCTATGACCCTTGTTTCGCCGGCCTTAGATCAGATTCGCCTGGATGTGTCGACGCGCCAGCTCTTCGAACTGCTTCCCGACGTCTCCTTTTTCATCAAGGACAAAGCCGGACGTCTAATCCATTGCAACGAAGTCCACCGCCGCGGGATCTTTCGCTATGGAAACGCCGATGATCTCTACGGCAAAGCGAACCACGATTTCTTCCCGAACGCGCTCGCCAATTCCTTTGCGGAAGATGATCAACGCGTGATTCGAGATGGCGAATCGATTGTGGAACAGTGCGAGCTGAACATCACTTCCGCAGGTTCACTAAGTTGGTTCTGCACCACCAAGGTGCCTGCCCGTGATTGCCACGGCAAGATCGTTGGGCTCGTAGGTATCAGTCGCCGCCTAGAGGCCGCTGACCATCGCATCGGAGATTTTGAACTGCTATCTGCAGCCCTCGACCACATTCAGAAGAACTTCTCGCAGCAAATCCGTGTTCAGACGCTCGCCGCAGCGTGCCAGCTTACCGAGGCAACATTTCGACGTGAATTCGAGAAGCTCTTTCGGATGACGCCATTGCAGTTCATTCTCCGCCTACGACTCCATGAGGCGTGCCTGAGACTATCGGCCAACTCCGATTCGATCGGCGACATTGCGTATCAGTGTGGCTTCGACGATCAGAACTATTTCGCCCGGTTTTTTAAGCGGACGATGAACATGACCCCTTCGGAATTTCGCGCGAGGCAAAATCCTCGGCAAGACAGCACTCGGCCTGAGAACCGATCCGAAAAGTGATTAATCTGCAAATCACGGTTTTCGCTGACAATTCGTGATTTCGTAGCGACGGCGTGCGAACATGTCGACGATCGGGCGGAAGGCGTCTGCCAGCGATTTGACGGACGAGAAATGGGAGTTGATTGAAGTCCTCATATTCCTCCGCCGCTACCAGGCGGGCGGCTGCAAGCCACCAACCTGCGCGAGGTGATTCGTATATTGCGCGGGCTGGTTGTCAGTGGGATATGCTACCGCGGTAAGAACGTGTCTTAACGTCGCAGGGGCAACCCTTTGAATTCGCAGACCGGAAACGGACCGCGGCAGTTGTTCGAACAAGTCCTATTTGACAAGCCATGCGTCAAATGGGGCACATCTGCAAGACTTCAACGCGTTTCTCGTGGCGACCTCAATTGGCATTGGGAGCTACCAGAACTGTGACAGGCCGAGACAACTCAAGCGATCCATCCGTCAGAGCGACTCGCACGCTCAGGCAGTGAATTCCCAGCGCAAGCGGGCCGATTTCAAACACTGCTTTGCGGTCCTGCAACTCACCATCCACAAGCCAGTTTCCGCCATCGTAAAGACTGATCGTTCCATTGGGAATCGCGGCTTCGGCCTCGACTTTGATTGCCAACCTCTCTTGAGGATTGAATACGGGCAGGGGGCGCTTGTCCCCTTGTGGCAATGGTGAGGTGATTCTCAGCAAGGACTTGTCGACAACGAACGCTTGCCAGGCATGTGCCGACTGCGGACCAGGAAGCCAACAGGCCTTGTTCTTCTCTCCCGAATACTTCGCCGCTGGACCGATGATTGCAGTGGATCCTTTCCAAGTCGATGGGGCCCCATACCAGGCGAGGCTGGGATCGCATGAGCGGAGTTGTACTGGGCCGGTGAGTGGTGAGGCGTCGGCGGGAAGCCTTTGGCGAATCACCTCATCGAAAAACGGCCAAAGCAAATTGTTCGACTGCCCCCATTCGTGTCTGCGGCCCCACTGCACAGCAATTGCCCAACTTGCATCGAACTCTGCTCGGCGTCGTGGAAGCAGTGCCTCGTGCTGTTCCATTTGTTTGCCGTCACGTTCCCCAAAGATACTCATCATCGGTATGCGAGCGGTGCGATCTGTCTCTGGCCCCACTTCGAGACAAGCCAACCCACAAGCTATGAATCGGTCAGGCAGTTGCTCCGCCAGGGTGACGCACATGCCGACGCCCGCTGACATGCTCGCCGCAATCAGCGGTGCATGAGCAACTTCGGGGTGCTTGCTCTGGAGAGCGAGATCTTTGAGCCCC
Above is a window of Anatilimnocola aggregata DNA encoding:
- a CDS encoding glycoside hydrolase family protein, whose protein sequence is MLLLAVSGAGAGELDLGAMVNPAPVTAKLSDPDYNIWCGAPIKGDDGKYHVFYSRWPRKLGHQAWVTNSEIAHGVGDSPLGPWKHHDVALAARGVKFWDGSCTHNPNIARIGGKYCLFYVGNYGDGVLGKGLNWTHRNHQRIGVAIADSSNGPWQRFDQPIVTISDDKTAFDSLCVTNPAGCEHADGGVLLVYKAVEYVEGKIGGGKVRYGAAMADKPAGPYMKKPGRIFESDDGDAGKHWMLAEDPYLWFSKQYGNRYYAVARDVVGKFTSASGGIALFQSEDGLNWKPASHPKVLGARYQWADGTTSFSTIERPAMLFDGETPIVLFGAASDNKNRDGTFNVQIPLK
- a CDS encoding PVC-type heme-binding CxxCH protein, which produces MMNSFRKFIAGHAAFAKALACVFAILLAPSSFAAADTLVFEGTAGLGKGKHIVFLAGDHEYRSEESLPALARILAKHHGFKCTVLFNIDKETGEIVAGNSNMPGMEALDTADLAVVFLRFQHFPPEQMKHLDDYLNRGGPVIGLRTATHAFQIKGQDPFAKYSSSYKGPEYDRGFGHQVLGQTWIGHYGRNHQQSTRITLVADKQAHPILRGVKDVWVQAGGYVGNPVDGEILTMAQPLNGMTPGSPADETKPPMPSEWTRSYKSSAGKTARVFTSLYGTSEDLLNDGYRRLLVNGCFWALGLEDAIKPDAKIDFVGPFKPNTFGGGAYARGIKPEAYAGFETPIPANNNTKNPTVPNAKKNAPEKTGAKALPTAKVEASAVSAQPAAAIVTGKPARFVRIELPGDKRILTLAEVEVFSAGRNIAAGGKATQSSTNGGAGASRAIDGNKHPNWEKNGQTHTSNSGEKNPWWELDLGELKDIDKVSVWNRSGFESRLAGFTLTLLDADRKVVFSLKGVAAPQGLDIDVKKDSKLQYLSYDGKPGQPIGGKVQLAAGGDQGSKPEASLAEVPADYRDPTPFQFQQGDVVAILGNGLADRMQHDGWVETLLQSALPEKQVRFRNLSASGDRPNSYPRSSGATSMTDYLRHVKADVVLAFFGYNESYDGKPEEYKAQLLEFVKRTRGAKPNGKSLPRIVLFSPIAHEDTRNANVPNGKIHNAQLEAYAQATEAAAKEAGVGYVDLFHPTQKLFADASLPLTINGVHLSDEGNRRLAEVISQALLGKAENASASLQPLRQAVLDKDLIWNNRYRARDGNDIWGGRSKLAFTNDQTNAAVLQHELSMLDVMAANRDVRVWAVASGKDVPVDDSNVPQPVEVISNVGGKSKSSSAVKEGTLSYISGEEAIKYMGIAKGFEVRLFADEAMFPQLANPVQMQFDTKGRLWVAVWPTYPNWEPLKPMTDALIIMHDDNSDGRADRVTEFAKVQNPLGFEFWNGGVIVTSAPEILFLKDTDGDDVADVRIVMLQGVDSSDTHHGANNLIYGPDGGIYWQSGVFMVHNHEHPWGPSLQSSASAMYRFDPRRFTIALHAGNSPNPHGIAFDNWGYHYATDGTGGRAFQVRPDKNGFKMQELLKKEVRPVTASEVVSSAHFPESMQGDFLICNVIGFLGIKHYHLERNPETGNVWGEPAGDELIAVRTNPDGSKTEEKSRGLLMSADKNFRPSDAIFAPDGSLYVSDWHNMIIGHMQHNIRDPNRDHAHGRIYRMTAKDRPLQQPVAIHGQPIPTLLENLKSPVDGIRHRTRVELSGRDTKEVIAAAKKWTRQFDPTKAEHAHHLLEALWLHQQHNVKNQGLLNQVLLQSPVPHARIAAGTVKHFWENVDKTIHGGVIADSLEAVAKKSGILSDTPELTTIRIGTIPERMMYDVKELTVKPGKKVRLTFGNADFMPHNIMLVNPGKADEVGLQAIALGAGGFEVGFVPKSNDILWSIKLVDYGQEETIEFTAPTAEGAYPYICSFPGHHQLMRGTLFVTNNLQEFLAKNPQPVKKLTEWKIDDLVADLKRVGQQRNYAQGKMLFNSLACVQCHKLGDKDFSLAAGHAGGDHHGHHGMMPTRTVGPNLQDVVKKYKGDAKAVLHEILEPSRNIEEKYRTISLALDDGTIATGNVVSEDQKTIVLYSTTPVPKEHKIAKESIDSRLPSALSIMPTGQLNTLDKEQILDLLAFLLATGDPEHAAFKK